The genomic interval CCCCCTCTTCCTTCGAGGGACACTACAACCTCGGCGCCGCCTACCTGGAGCAGTTTCGCACGGCGGAATCAAACGCCGAGTTGGATGTTGTCGCGCGGCTGGACGGCCAGCGCGCCAACGCGATGATCGCCGCCAAAGATAACAAATTCGCCCCGAAGGTGATGAGCGTGAGGCTGGGGCTTACGGAATTTCCGGCGTCCGTGGAAGCCGCGGTGGACGAAACAGCGGCCGGGCTGGCCCAAAAGGCCTCCGCCTTTTTCCTCTGGGATATGGACCGTCAGCGGCACTTCATGTTGGCGGGCGGATATATAATCGCTTTCGCCGCCGCCATCGCGCTCTGGGGAATGTACGGCGTCCATATCATCTGCCCATCGTGCGGCGCCACCTTCATGCCGATGTTCTCCAAGGCCGTCAAAGGGGTGGTGAAATGCAACCAGTGCGTGGCGATGAGTTCCCCCAAAAAGAGCGGCATTTTCGGGCTGAAAGATAATAAGACCCGCCAGATATTGAATTATCAGGCCAGCCGCCGGGAAACGGCGAATATGCTCAACCTCGTCATGCCGGGCTTCGGCAGCGTTTGGTACGGATCGTATTTGGCGGGAGCCGTTTTGCTGGTCTTTTCCGCCGGATTCTGGGCGGCCCTTCTCGGGTGGGGCGCCTTGTTGGCGGCCGGATACCGCCCCGCGCCCGGCCTGGCATATGGCTGCCTGCTGGGATCGATGGCCGTGTATTACATGGTGGCCGTGCCGCTTTCGATGCGGAGGAAATGAGATGCAGGGAAATTTAAAGGATTTCAGCATCACCAACATCCTCCCGATCATCAAGGCGGAAACAAAGACCGGCCTGCTGGAGGTAAAAGGGGAAAACCGCGCCATCCTGGTTTCATTCCAGGGGGGAAACGTGGTGTACGCCCAATACGGCGACAACGGATGGTTCACCCGGCTGCGCGACATGCTCGGCACGGCCCGCCTCGTCACGCCGGAAGCCTGGAAATCGCTGGAGCAGTATGCCGATACGCCGGAACATTTCTGGTCTTCGCTGGCGAACGTGATTCCGCCCGAATCCGCGTCCGCGGCGTTGCGGCGGCAAGTCACCGATACGCTATTCGACCTCTTGCGCTACAAACGCGGCACATACGTCTTCACCGCCATGAAAAGCGTGGAGTACCCCGACAAGCTCATCAATCCGATGGACGTCGACTTCCTGCTGATGGAAGGATGCCGCATCGCGGACGAATTCGGCATGATCGAAAAGCAGCTGCCGAAGCCGGATAAATTCCTCCGCCGGTCAATCCTGAGCGAGGAGGAGATGCGGGCCAAGCGCGCCGCGAAGAACGAGAACGAGCCGCCCGATTTCCGCGACACGATGGAATTCGCCATCCTCTCCGCGCGCGGGGTGGAGATAAACGACCACGAGGTGAAAATCCTTTCCGTGATGACCCGTCCCCGCCAGCTTAAGCAGATATTGAACATGGCGGATCTTTCGAGCTACGACGCGTCAAACGCGGTTCTTTCGGCGCTGAACAAAAAGGTGGTCGTGGAAATGACGTCGAACGAGGTGCTTGCGTTCGAAAAGCCGCAGGCGCAATCCGCCACCGGCGGGTACATCGCCATCGCCTTTGCCCTGCTGCTGCTGGCATTCGGCATCTTCCACCGCGCCACCTACTGGCACCCGCTGCAGATGGCGAACTGGCGCGCCTTGGGCGGCGCCATCGCCGGAGCGCGGGCGGGGAGCGAGCTTGCCGCCCTCCACAAGGCCATCAAGATATATCACCTGCGCACCGGACAAATGCCCAGCAGCATGCTGGAGCTTATCCGGAGCGGCATCATCAGCGATGATTCGCTGAAAGATCCGTGGAAACACGACTACGTCTACCAGTTGGGGGGGGATCAGTTCAGCCTCTCTTCGCTGGGGCCGGACGGCGCCCCCTCCGCCGACGACATAATATTCAGCGAATAACGCCGCGCGGGCGCACGGGGATCAGCGGTAATTGAGGTACTGGAGATCCACGCCAAAATCCTTCTGCTTGAGGGCTTGGATGGCGGTCTGGAGGTCGTCTATCGCCTTGCCGGTGACGCGCACTTCCCCTTCGCGTATCTGCGCCTGCACCTTCATCTTGGTGTCTTTGATCATCTTGACGATCTCTTTCGCTTTTTCCGGGGTAAGCCCCTGCTGCAGGGTGATATCCTGCCGCGCGGTTCCGCCGGCGGCGTTCTCCACTTTGCCGTAGACGAGATTTTTCAGCGGCACGTTCCGCTTCACCAGCTTCCCTTGCAGGATGTCCACCACGCTCTTCATCCGCATGGTGTCGTCCGCGGTGAGGATGATCTTGTTGTCCTTCTCCTTCAGCTCGATGCTGCTGATGGATCCCTTGAAGTCGTAGCGGTTTTTGATCTCGCGCATCGACTGGTCGATGGCGTTCACCACTTCGGGTATGCTCACCTTGGATACGATGTCGAACGAGTGTTCGCTGGCCATTCAGGTTCCTCCGTATAATAAACGTTAATTCGGCCCGATGGGCCGATGTACACAATGTGGCCTACAGGCTATTTCCGCCGCGGATTGAAATATCGTTCCGCGGCTCCTTAATTGTGTACCTGCCAATCATATTGTCAAAGCACCCCCGTGCTCAATCGGCGCGGGGGTTATCGTCCTTTTCCACCGGCTTCTTGCTGTCGGCCGCGGCGGCGATTTCCGCCTGGATGTCCGGCTTCACCGGCGTCAGCTTCACATATTTGTCCACATACGGCTTGGTGTTCACCACGCTCAATTTCTTGAAGAGGAAATCGAACTTCTCCTCTAATGATTTGGCGATGGCGTTGCGCGGCCCCTCCGCCATGGTCCACAAATCCTTCTTCAGCGGGCCGTACCCCTTTTTGCGGGTTTTGTAGATGAACTGTTCTTCCGTCTCGCCCGCCTTCTTTTCGCCGGCGCATTCCTTGTGCAGCCAATCCGCCATCTTCTTTTTGAGGCCGGCGGGAAACTGCGGGTGGTCGAAGGTCATGTTCTGGAAACCGGTGGCAAGATGCACTTCGGCGGCGGTGCATTTGGGGAAGTGGTCGAACGCGTCGTCCGGCAGGGTGGAAGCGCCGTGCTGAACCGCGCCCGACATGCCGTACTCGGCGCGGGCCGCCTTGCTGATTTTTTCCAGCGTGTCGAAATCCAGCTTCACCTTGGCGATGGAGCCGTCCGGCAGCACCACGCCGCCGTGCGAGGTGCCGGTCTGCACCGATATTTTGGAAATCCCCTTGATTCCCTTTTTCAGCACGCGGTTGTAGCCGTCCATGTAGGCGCGGAGCTCCTCCACCGTGCTGTTGTGGCCTCCCACTTCGCCGATCTCGCCGCCGACGGAAACGGTGACCCCTTTGGGCTCGACCTCGCGGATGTAGGCGGTCATGGCGGCGGCCTGCTCGTAGTTGTGGCGCTGCTGCTCGTCCAGCGTGGCGTACTCCATCTCCACCAGCGTGGAGCTGTCGATATCGATGTTGTAGAAGCCGGCGGCGACCGCTTTTTTGATGAGCTTCCGTATGCCGTCCGCTTCCTTGACCGGGTCGGCCTTGAAGTTTTTGGCGTTGAACTGGAAGTGGTCCCCCTGTATGCAGACGGGGCCTTCGTACCCTTCCTTGATGGCGGCGGCGAGGAGCACGGCGGCGTATTCGGCCGGTTCCTGCAGGGTGTAGCCCATTTCGGATTTGGCGATTTCAAAGATGAAGGAGGGGGCGTTGTTCTTTAGCGCGGCGCGGATGAGGGCGCGCGCCACGTCGTAGGTCATGCCGCGGATGTTGACGGCCGGCACGGTGAAGCCTTTCACCTCGCCGCGGCCCATCGCTTCGTACAGCCCCTGTATGGAGGCGGGCACCGCGCCGGCGGCCAGCGCGATCTCTTTTATCAGCGCGCGGGTGGCGCCGCGCTGTTCCTGGCTTTCGTGAAACACGGCGTTGTACGCGAGGCGGTCGATGGCTTCGCCGCGCAGTTTCGCCCGGTCGATCACCTTCACCGTTCCCTTGGTCTGCACGCACGGCGCAAGGTACTGCTCCATGTCTTCCAGCGACATAAACCTCATCGTCATAATGCCTCCTCATAATCTCCGGGTTTATTGCGGCGCGGCGGGCCATATCCCCGTGACGGTCATGAACCCTGTTTTTCCCCGTATTTCAGACAATTCCGATTGTAGGCGGTAGTACCGCCGTTTGCAACCGGCTTTGCGGAGCAAAATGGTGTAAAATGGCCCCTCATTTTTAATAACCAGGAGGAACGCGTGCATCATTTCCACTACAAGAACGGCAAGATGTTCTGCGAGGACGTGCCGCTTGCAAAGATAGCCGCCGAAATCGGCACCCCGTTTTACTGCTACAGCAACGAAACGCTGATGCGCCACTACAAGGTGTTTGACGATGCCTTCGCGGACGTCGACCACCTCGTCTGCTTCGCCGTGAAGGCCAACAGCAACCTCGGCCTGCTGCGCGAACTGGTGAAGGCCGGCGCGGGATGCGACATCGTATCGGGCGGCGAGCTGTACCGCGCCCTCAAGGCCGGATGCGACCCGCGCAAGATAGTGTACGCCGGCGTCGGCAAGACCGAAGAGGAAATCGAATACGCGCTCAACAGCAACGTCCTCATGTTCAACGTTGAAAGCACGCAGGAGCTTTTCGCCCTCGATACCGTGGCGGGGCGCATGGGCAGGAAGGCGGGCGTGGCGCTGCGGGTGAACCCGGACGTCGATCCGATGACCCACCCTTACATCAGCACCGGCCTGAAAAAGAACAAGTTCGGCATCGCCATCGAAAAGGCGCTGGAAGAGTACAAGCTGGCGGCGGGGCTCAAGAATATCGAGGTCATCGGCATCCATCAGCACATCGGCAGCCAGATCACGCAGGTGACGCCGTTCGTCGACGCGGTGGAAAAGCTGCTGGCCTTTGTGGATCAGCTCAGCGCGGCGGGAATAAAGATAAAGTACATCGATATCGGCGGCGGCCTCGGCATCCCCTACAAGGATGAATCACCCCCCGCGCCGGTGGAACTGGCCAAGGAGATCGTGCCGATGCTGAAGAAGCACAACTGCACCATCGTCTTCGAACCGGGCCGTCTCATCGTCGGCAACGCCGGAGTGCTGGTCACGCAGGTACTGTACACCAAGCGGACCGAAGCCAAGGGTTTTTATATCGTCGACGCGGGAATGAACGATCTCGTCCGCCCCACGCTCTATCAGGCGCACCAGGCCATCCAGCCGGTGCTGGAAGAGGCGGCCAAGCGTCCCAAGTCGGAAGTCGACGTCGTCGGCCCCATCTGCGAGACCGGCGATTTCCTCGCGAAGGACCGCATCCTCCCCGAATTCAAGAAGGGGGAACTGATGGCCGTGATGAGCGCCGGGGCGTACGGCTTCACCATGAGCAGCAACTACAATTCCCGCCGCCGCGCCGCCGAGGTGCTGGTGAAGGGGGGCAAATATTATGTGGTGCGCGACCGCGAAACGTGGGACGATTTGGTGCGCGGCGAGCGCTTCGCGGAATAGGCCGATGATAAAGAACGTGAAGTTCGGCAAGTATCAAGGGCTGGGGAACGACTTTGTCCTCATCGATGACCGCGACAACAAGCTCAAGCTCAATAACGCGCAGGTCAAGGCCCTTGCCCACCGGCAGTACGGCGTGGGGTGCGATCAGCTCATGATCGTGAAAAAGAGCAGGACGCACGACTTCAAGATGGAGCTGTATAACAACGACGGCTCGGTGGCGGAAATGTGCGGCAACGGCGTCCGCTGTTTCCATCGCTTCCTGATCGACCGCGGCATCACCGCCAAGAAGGAGCTGCGGATAGAGACTCTCGCCGGCACCATCCAGACGTCGCTCGCGGGAAAACTGGTGACGGTCGATATGGGCGCGCCGATATTGGAAGCGGCCGACATCCCGATGAAGACAGCGGGCCGCATTGTTAACCAGAAGCTTGTCACCGGCAAGGGGAGCTTTAACATCACCGCCGTTTCGATGGGGAATCCCCACATCGTGATTTTCAGAAAGAGCCTGGACGGGCTGGCGCTGGAGACCGTTGGGCCGATGCTGGAAC from Nitrospinota bacterium carries:
- the lysA gene encoding diaminopimelate decarboxylase; protein product: MHHFHYKNGKMFCEDVPLAKIAAEIGTPFYCYSNETLMRHYKVFDDAFADVDHLVCFAVKANSNLGLLRELVKAGAGCDIVSGGELYRALKAGCDPRKIVYAGVGKTEEEIEYALNSNVLMFNVESTQELFALDTVAGRMGRKAGVALRVNPDVDPMTHPYISTGLKKNKFGIAIEKALEEYKLAAGLKNIEVIGIHQHIGSQITQVTPFVDAVEKLLAFVDQLSAAGIKIKYIDIGGGLGIPYKDESPPAPVELAKEIVPMLKKHNCTIVFEPGRLIVGNAGVLVTQVLYTKRTEAKGFYIVDAGMNDLVRPTLYQAHQAIQPVLEEAAKRPKSEVDVVGPICETGDFLAKDRILPEFKKGELMAVMSAGAYGFTMSSNYNSRRRAAEVLVKGGKYYVVRDRETWDDLVRGERFAE
- a CDS encoding class II fructose-bisphosphate aldolase is translated as MRFMSLEDMEQYLAPCVQTKGTVKVIDRAKLRGEAIDRLAYNAVFHESQEQRGATRALIKEIALAAGAVPASIQGLYEAMGRGEVKGFTVPAVNIRGMTYDVARALIRAALKNNAPSFIFEIAKSEMGYTLQEPAEYAAVLLAAAIKEGYEGPVCIQGDHFQFNAKNFKADPVKEADGIRKLIKKAVAAGFYNIDIDSSTLVEMEYATLDEQQRHNYEQAAAMTAYIREVEPKGVTVSVGGEIGEVGGHNSTVEELRAYMDGYNRVLKKGIKGISKISVQTGTSHGGVVLPDGSIAKVKLDFDTLEKISKAARAEYGMSGAVQHGASTLPDDAFDHFPKCTAAEVHLATGFQNMTFDHPQFPAGLKKKMADWLHKECAGEKKAGETEEQFIYKTRKKGYGPLKKDLWTMAEGPRNAIAKSLEEKFDFLFKKLSVVNTKPYVDKYVKLTPVKPDIQAEIAAAADSKKPVEKDDNPRAD
- a CDS encoding diaminopimelate epimerase, with protein sequence MKFGKYQGLGNDFVLIDDRDNKLKLNNAQVKALAHRQYGVGCDQLMIVKKSRTHDFKMELYNNDGSVAEMCGNGVRCFHRFLIDRGITAKKELRIETLAGTIQTSLAGKLVTVDMGAPILEAADIPMKTAGRIVNQKLVTGKGSFNITAVSMGNPHIVIFRKSLDGLALETVGPMLEHHPLFPKRTNVHFARVDGRKNITVSHWERGAGMTLACGTGACATAVAAVLNGLTDRAVAVHQRGGTLKIKWDAKDNHVYMTGPAIHVFSGEMPV
- a CDS encoding DUF4388 domain-containing protein — protein: MQGNLKDFSITNILPIIKAETKTGLLEVKGENRAILVSFQGGNVVYAQYGDNGWFTRLRDMLGTARLVTPEAWKSLEQYADTPEHFWSSLANVIPPESASAALRRQVTDTLFDLLRYKRGTYVFTAMKSVEYPDKLINPMDVDFLLMEGCRIADEFGMIEKQLPKPDKFLRRSILSEEEMRAKRAAKNENEPPDFRDTMEFAILSARGVEINDHEVKILSVMTRPRQLKQILNMADLSSYDASNAVLSALNKKVVVEMTSNEVLAFEKPQAQSATGGYIAIAFALLLLAFGIFHRATYWHPLQMANWRALGGAIAGARAGSELAALHKAIKIYHLRTGQMPSSMLELIRSGIISDDSLKDPWKHDYVYQLGGDQFSLSSLGPDGAPSADDIIFSE
- a CDS encoding YajQ family cyclic di-GMP-binding protein — encoded protein: MASEHSFDIVSKVSIPEVVNAIDQSMREIKNRYDFKGSISSIELKEKDNKIILTADDTMRMKSVVDILQGKLVKRNVPLKNLVYGKVENAAGGTARQDITLQQGLTPEKAKEIVKMIKDTKMKVQAQIREGEVRVTGKAIDDLQTAIQALKQKDFGVDLQYLNYR